A genome region from Mycobacterium sp. IDR2000157661 includes the following:
- a CDS encoding tyrosine-type recombinase/integrase, which produces MSDEHDHLRLHSAEHLDPIWRLWDELPAQWRGPVLGPGIPDWASITENDWPHLDLSGLPDPFAAELAWMAHWQTSDGTRVSVLAMAQLANMIRRAVTGGRDIPSSIRAMDYDAAATLQSWFYLSRGKRLPSPRGRGRVHALFGFARHALIAASHDGPWWQLNFWHPRCDPRIPLTDREPVANYGCSPGDIQLPWLRAAVKWHLGTMLESGALRWTSISQERMRSFRRFDNWLTASFDDPTDILGDPTTAVEQAAAFARWTAVAANRVTRQSDTRHLGRTVPLRGINDDLRAVAGLLDFIAANPAEARRILGIEPWHRVTSAHAASWFGRVTRIPHQRGFNDANYIDDHALAQITAALPLIGLPRTEQMTITRGDGTTITASGLDDPQAMRMILLQILTGRRASEIRTCDFDCLSAAPTTTAAGEDQTLTRFRYAQSKIDVAPDTILVDDEVTEVIAEQHRWLHTQYPDSTRRYLFARRLGNRRGDKPYPSGTYNWVLRSLSDLVQITDAKGQVVRLSHTHRFRHTRLTRLAELGLPIHVLQRYAGHATPTMTMHYIAARDEHAEQAFLATAKLRSDGTRIQLSSDDHDSLHLFRRADRFLPNGWCMLPPLQSCDKGNACLTCSVFVTDHTHHDVLHRQLRETTTLIDRATIEFEQRHGHSMPDDNVWLIRRRAEHSALTRLLAALDDAPDSSTPGEKTSCNRPSARPVPLTLDLTARRRRST; this is translated from the coding sequence ATGAGCGACGAGCATGACCACCTGCGGCTGCACAGTGCCGAACACCTCGATCCGATCTGGCGGCTCTGGGACGAGCTGCCGGCGCAGTGGCGCGGCCCCGTCCTCGGGCCAGGCATCCCCGACTGGGCCTCGATCACCGAGAACGATTGGCCGCATCTGGATCTGAGCGGGTTGCCCGACCCATTCGCGGCGGAACTGGCGTGGATGGCGCACTGGCAGACCAGCGACGGCACCCGCGTCTCGGTGTTGGCAATGGCCCAGCTGGCCAACATGATTCGACGGGCCGTCACCGGGGGCCGCGATATCCCGTCATCGATCCGGGCGATGGATTACGACGCCGCCGCGACGTTGCAGAGCTGGTTCTATCTCAGCAGGGGCAAGCGACTGCCCTCACCCCGAGGCCGGGGCCGGGTGCACGCACTGTTCGGCTTCGCTCGCCACGCCCTGATCGCCGCCAGCCACGACGGCCCATGGTGGCAGCTGAACTTCTGGCACCCGCGCTGCGATCCGCGGATCCCACTGACCGATCGTGAACCAGTCGCCAACTACGGCTGCTCACCCGGAGACATCCAACTGCCGTGGCTGCGGGCCGCGGTGAAGTGGCACCTGGGCACGATGCTCGAATCCGGGGCACTGCGCTGGACCAGCATCAGCCAGGAACGCATGCGCAGCTTCCGCCGGTTCGACAACTGGCTGACCGCTAGCTTCGACGACCCGACTGACATCCTGGGCGACCCGACGACCGCGGTCGAACAGGCGGCGGCGTTCGCGCGGTGGACCGCCGTGGCAGCCAACCGCGTCACCCGCCAATCCGACACACGCCACCTCGGCAGAACCGTGCCGCTCCGGGGAATCAACGACGACCTGCGAGCGGTGGCCGGCCTCCTGGACTTCATTGCCGCCAACCCCGCCGAGGCTCGCCGCATTCTCGGCATCGAGCCCTGGCACCGGGTCACCAGCGCTCACGCGGCCAGCTGGTTCGGCCGGGTCACCCGGATACCGCATCAACGCGGTTTCAACGACGCGAACTACATCGACGACCACGCACTCGCACAGATCACCGCCGCGCTGCCGCTGATCGGATTGCCTCGCACCGAGCAGATGACCATCACCCGCGGCGACGGAACCACCATCACCGCCAGCGGACTCGACGACCCGCAAGCAATGCGGATGATCCTGCTGCAGATCCTCACTGGACGACGAGCCAGCGAAATCCGCACCTGCGACTTCGACTGCCTTTCGGCTGCACCCACCACCACAGCCGCGGGCGAGGACCAAACACTGACCAGGTTCCGCTACGCACAAAGCAAGATCGACGTCGCACCCGACACCATCCTCGTTGACGACGAGGTCACCGAAGTCATTGCCGAACAGCACCGTTGGCTGCACACCCAGTACCCCGACAGCACCAGGCGGTATCTGTTCGCCCGGCGTCTGGGCAACCGCCGCGGCGACAAACCCTATCCATCGGGCACCTACAACTGGGTGCTGCGCAGCCTCAGCGACCTTGTTCAGATCACCGACGCCAAGGGCCAGGTCGTGCGGTTGAGCCACACCCACCGGTTTCGCCACACCCGGCTCACCCGGCTGGCCGAACTCGGTCTGCCGATTCACGTCCTGCAGCGCTATGCCGGGCACGCCACCCCCACCATGACGATGCACTACATCGCCGCCCGCGACGAACATGCCGAGCAGGCGTTCCTGGCCACCGCCAAGCTGCGATCCGACGGCACCCGCATCCAACTCTCCAGCGACGACCACGACAGTCTGCACCTGTTCCGCCGCGCCGACCGGTTCCTGCCCAACGGGTGGTGCATGCTGCCGCCGCTGCAATCCTGCGACAAAGGCAACGCCTGCCTGACCTGCTCGGTTTTCGTCACCGACCACACCCACCACGACGTGCTGCACCGCCAACTCCGCGAGACCACCACCCTGATCGACCGGGCCACAATAGAATTCGAGCAACGACACGGCCACTCCATGCCCGACGACAACGTCTGGCTTATCCGCCGCCGCGCCGAACACTCCGCGCTCACCCGACTCCTGGCCGCTTTGGACGACGCGCCCGACTCCTCTACTCCCGGCGAGAAAACCAGCTGCAATCGACCCAGCGCTAGACCGGTCCCGCTGACGCTCGATCTGACCGCCCGCCGCAGGAGAAGCACATGA